One Paenibacillus riograndensis SBR5 DNA segment encodes these proteins:
- a CDS encoding alpha/beta-type small acid-soluble spore protein, with amino-acid sequence MSQNNSSNNLVAPNARGALEQLKYEVAQELGITLSPDGYQGNKTSYENGSIGGFITKRLVTLAEQSLAGQFR; translated from the coding sequence ATGAGCCAAAACAACAGCTCCAATAACCTTGTAGCTCCAAACGCACGCGGAGCCTTGGAACAACTGAAATATGAAGTTGCCCAAGAACTCGGTATTACCCTCTCCCCAGACGGATACCAAGGCAATAAAACTTCTTACGAAAACGGTTCGATCGGTGGTTTCATCACCAAACGTCTTGTAACTCTGGCTGAACAATCACTGGCAGGTCAGTTCAGATAA
- a CDS encoding HAMP domain-containing sensor histidine kinase, which produces MYWSSWFKAWFASAIACIILFAVCGTFLTYKLLHQKQSAFPPYVVNQARVEVSDIMFLLEEHHEELERAGGQPNIREELLMWSQQKKLNLLYAGLDGTVLFDSSTPLLSGQDKLALKNELHYDLSSARTELGSFRLAFPVIDSKSGIQAGNAVFTLPESALAYGQAASFPVTAAVLMTASLLFLLLLLLQLRKKLYHDLLLPIAGLKDHSEAILKGDYEKKAEYGTQNEIGEVYAVFDQMRSEMMELSLQREAQDKAQKELISNISHDLKTPLTAVKAYIEAIQAGVCPDLPAVMEYMDIIQTQTNKMAGLVEDLLVHALRDLGQISVNPVECYSREIFESILKPMGPYIRRTGVEFTGPTEIPNVLIRIDPVRMEQLLSNLIANALKHTAAGDSIRIAIDRQQDQLKLTVADTGEGILQQDMPFIFERYFQGHAPSQYEKRFKEGSGLGLSICKHIIEAHHGSISFKSIKHQGTEFYLTLPLC; this is translated from the coding sequence ATGTATTGGAGCAGCTGGTTCAAGGCGTGGTTCGCCTCAGCAATCGCTTGTATCATCCTGTTTGCCGTGTGTGGAACTTTCCTCACCTATAAGCTTTTGCATCAGAAGCAGAGTGCCTTTCCTCCTTATGTAGTAAATCAGGCACGTGTTGAGGTAAGCGATATCATGTTTTTGTTGGAGGAGCATCATGAAGAGCTGGAGAGGGCAGGCGGGCAGCCTAATATCCGGGAAGAACTGCTTATGTGGAGTCAGCAAAAAAAACTGAACCTGCTATACGCCGGACTGGATGGAACGGTTCTATTCGATTCCTCTACCCCGCTCCTGTCCGGCCAGGATAAGCTGGCGCTCAAAAATGAGCTTCATTACGATTTATCCTCTGCCAGAACGGAGCTGGGTTCCTTTAGACTCGCCTTTCCGGTCATCGATTCCAAGTCAGGTATACAGGCAGGAAATGCGGTTTTCACCCTTCCTGAATCCGCCCTTGCTTACGGCCAAGCCGCTTCCTTTCCGGTTACGGCTGCGGTGCTGATGACGGCCTCGCTCCTCTTTCTCCTTCTTCTCCTCCTTCAGCTCCGAAAAAAATTGTATCACGATTTGCTGTTGCCCATTGCCGGCTTAAAGGATCATTCAGAGGCCATTCTCAAGGGGGACTATGAAAAGAAGGCGGAGTATGGAACACAGAATGAAATCGGCGAGGTGTATGCCGTGTTCGATCAAATGAGAAGTGAAATGATGGAGCTCAGTTTGCAAAGAGAAGCTCAGGATAAAGCTCAAAAGGAACTGATCTCCAATATTTCACATGATCTGAAAACCCCTTTGACAGCCGTCAAAGCTTATATTGAAGCGATACAGGCCGGGGTCTGCCCTGATCTGCCCGCTGTCATGGAATATATGGATATCATCCAAACGCAAACCAACAAAATGGCAGGATTGGTTGAGGATCTCCTTGTACATGCTTTAAGGGATTTGGGCCAAATCTCTGTGAACCCGGTCGAGTGCTACAGCAGAGAGATTTTTGAAAGCATTCTTAAGCCCATGGGACCTTATATCCGCAGGACAGGCGTGGAATTTACCGGGCCCACAGAGATTCCGAATGTACTGATCCGTATAGATCCTGTCCGAATGGAGCAGCTCCTGTCCAATCTCATCGCCAATGCCTTGAAGCACACGGCTGCGGGCGACTCCATCCGAATTGCCATTGACCGGCAGCAGGATCAGCTCAAATTGACCGTCGCCGATACGGGTGAAGGGATTCTGCAGCAGGATATGCCCTTTATTTTTGAACGTTATTTCCAGGGACATGCTCCTTCACAATATGAGAAGCGGTTCAAAGAAGGCTCCGGCTTGGGTCTTTCCATTTGCAAGCATATTATCGAAGCCCATCACGGAAGCATTTCCTTTAAGAGCATCAAACACCAGGGAACGGAGTTTTACCTTACACTGCCGTTATGCTGA
- a CDS encoding TerD family protein: MTLDLIKGQKCNLTKDDPLLTRIIVGMGWHNTRPEVEVDFSVFLLTPSQTVSKDEDLIFYGNPSTPNQSVAILQSDQRAYTESTDNTQIAVELGQIPADYERIAFTLTIYEGEKRLQNFSLLDDVYVRIVNAADGKELLRYRLGKNFSIETAIVVGEIYRYDNEWKFSAVGSGYAGGLAALCESYGIQVNNILPSIQPTSPVIQSQQSPFPLPELRSRPKADNLPPSSPASTPAPSLNLNTILLKNRGERISLQKGAESLGEILINLNWYQKKSSGWFGSKGVDLDLGCLFELKNGIKGSVQALGESFGSLNRPPYISLDGDDRTGSIATGENLRINGQYLSEISRIVIFAFIYEGITNWSEADAIVTIKQQGGPEIEVRLDEHNNNKGMCAIAMIRNQNDETFSVERLVEYFSGHQELDQYYHWNLRWEAGSK; encoded by the coding sequence ATGACATTGGATCTAATAAAGGGACAAAAATGCAACTTAACGAAAGACGACCCTCTCCTTACCCGTATTATAGTAGGAATGGGCTGGCACAATACGAGACCTGAGGTTGAGGTTGATTTTTCTGTGTTTTTGCTTACGCCGTCCCAGACGGTCTCTAAGGATGAGGACCTTATTTTTTATGGCAATCCTTCTACTCCGAACCAATCCGTAGCTATATTGCAGTCCGATCAAAGAGCCTACACAGAGTCAACCGACAACACCCAAATCGCTGTCGAGCTCGGTCAAATACCTGCAGACTACGAACGGATCGCATTTACACTAACGATTTATGAAGGTGAGAAACGGCTGCAAAACTTCTCGCTATTGGATGATGTGTATGTAAGGATCGTCAACGCCGCTGATGGAAAGGAACTTCTCCGCTATAGGCTGGGTAAAAATTTTTCAATAGAGACAGCCATTGTCGTTGGAGAAATCTATAGATACGATAATGAATGGAAATTCAGCGCTGTGGGTTCCGGATATGCAGGAGGCTTAGCCGCCCTATGCGAAAGTTATGGGATACAGGTTAATAACATACTGCCGTCAATCCAACCCACCAGCCCAGTAATTCAATCGCAGCAGTCTCCCTTTCCTCTCCCAGAGCTGCGGTCACGGCCTAAGGCGGACAATTTGCCCCCCTCTTCACCAGCATCAACTCCAGCCCCTTCTTTAAATCTCAATACCATCTTGCTTAAAAACCGCGGGGAGAGGATCAGTCTCCAGAAAGGGGCGGAATCCCTGGGCGAGATACTGATCAATCTTAATTGGTATCAGAAAAAATCATCGGGCTGGTTCGGAAGTAAAGGTGTCGATCTCGACCTTGGTTGTCTGTTTGAATTAAAAAATGGCATTAAGGGCTCTGTCCAGGCACTCGGTGAATCCTTCGGAAGCTTGAACAGGCCGCCCTACATCTCCCTGGACGGGGATGACCGCACCGGGTCCATAGCCACGGGCGAGAATTTGCGGATCAATGGCCAGTATCTTTCTGAAATCAGCAGAATTGTTATCTTTGCTTTCATTTATGAGGGAATCACGAACTGGTCGGAGGCTGACGCGATTGTAACCATCAAGCAGCAGGGCGGACCGGAAATCGAGGTCAGGCTGGATGAGCATAACAACAATAAGGGGATGTGTGCCATCGCGATGATCCGCAATCAGAATGATGAGACCTTTAGCGTGGAGAGACTCGTAGAATATTTTAGCGGGCACCAGGAATTGGATCAGTATTATCATTGGAATCTGAGATGGGAAGCGGGGAGTAAATAG
- a CDS encoding response regulator transcription factor produces MNQPKRILIIEDEQDISRILKDYIRLQGYDVHIADNGIDGLRLVETLFPDFIILDIMLPDANGIELCRQIRDKTRIPILILSARGSDTDKVLGLGFGADDYMTKPFSLSELVARIQAHLRRMEGMGNIPGHGDLISLGALTIDKKAYKTTLNGQELALSAKEFELLYFLAEHKNQVFSKSQLLDQIWGYTSHGDESTITVYIRRLREKLEADPSSPSYIKTVWGVGYKFNLD; encoded by the coding sequence ATGAATCAGCCTAAAAGGATACTTATCATTGAAGATGAGCAGGATATTTCCCGTATCCTCAAGGATTATATCAGACTGCAGGGCTATGACGTACATATTGCCGACAACGGCATAGATGGGCTTCGGCTTGTAGAAACGCTATTCCCCGACTTCATTATCCTGGATATTATGCTGCCCGATGCCAATGGCATTGAGCTGTGCAGGCAAATCCGGGACAAAACCCGTATTCCGATCCTCATATTAAGCGCACGCGGCAGTGATACTGATAAAGTGCTGGGGCTGGGATTCGGTGCCGATGATTATATGACCAAGCCCTTCTCCCTTAGTGAATTAGTCGCCAGAATCCAGGCTCATCTCCGCAGAATGGAAGGGATGGGGAACATCCCGGGCCATGGTGATTTGATCTCCCTAGGGGCTCTAACCATTGATAAAAAGGCCTATAAGACTACGCTGAACGGACAGGAGCTTGCCTTGTCTGCCAAGGAATTTGAACTGCTGTATTTTCTGGCGGAGCATAAAAACCAGGTATTCTCCAAGAGCCAGCTGCTGGATCAAATCTGGGGCTATACCTCACATGGGGATGAGAGCACAATCACCGTGTATATCCGCCGGCTGCGGGAAAAGCTCGAAGCTGACCCTTCCAGCCCGTCCTACATCAAAACCGTTTGGGGCGTCGGCTATAAATTTAATCTGGATTAA
- a CDS encoding ABC transporter permease, whose protein sequence is MAAIWSICLGNLRRRKVQNSLIALLLLLSTLLINTAITVISNSENLYEDLHRETKGSHELLILTTGLHDPQMVEKWWSAQKGVTASVLLPYKPLAGVIHEGEDIPNLYLYMMNTPDRPFGTDELVFAQGQETGHPEPGTIWIPTSLAYKYDVSVGDELQFKAGKQPLRLKVSAVVIDLALGGPFSTTARIWMNNTDYQHDLNSVQDTDSYLMGIRFDDYSQRAGYWERFESFLGTPFMEERTTFEEISAFYFIMNKIIGFVMSFLGVVMMLVALYTIGFTISDAILSNYKTIGIYKSLGLSSREIISTYIAQYSFLSLISLIPGLILSRFLSGVIIEQSLSFLKTDHSSTHIQGAGTEFIVGIGILLLILLVVWIYANKARSIQPMQAIRYGMSEAAYSRTTKRWHEERKRGKEFERWPVPWVIGIRNVTKNLKGSILMLVLTTVTSAVLVFGLVLLNSIYQMQETSPLWGYDSSDVVIMITNTSEFDREQVENDMGSDARVRNLNWIGYTIGVAPADQTRRSDPADSRAQSVNIPLTVVEGSMDEIGLASITGRNPHNRNEISIGINVSRELGKEVGDIVELYIEGEKHSFTVTGIYQSISNMSYQARVTSEVVHKLNRDAGYLNLNNITDSDEIVRELNDKYGTSIQAVKQQTLLDSVFKEAAAVLIIPMSILGLMFLLITCLIIYSTSRIHIRKEIKTYGIYKSIGLTSGTIRGALTWGIVLLSAFGAILGIFCGVYLLPGILRDLLSSYGIIKLPLLMHWTGISLLALLSVSVAGSGCWMASRIIRSNSPRILVTE, encoded by the coding sequence ATGGCTGCGATCTGGTCCATTTGCCTGGGGAATTTGAGAAGGCGCAAGGTTCAGAACAGTCTGATTGCTCTGCTTCTTCTATTATCCACCCTGCTGATCAATACCGCGATAACCGTTATTTCTAACTCGGAAAATCTGTATGAAGACCTGCATCGGGAAACCAAAGGCTCCCATGAGCTTTTAATTCTGACCACAGGGCTGCATGATCCGCAGATGGTAGAGAAATGGTGGTCCGCCCAGAAGGGGGTAACGGCATCCGTCCTCCTGCCTTACAAGCCTTTGGCGGGAGTCATTCACGAGGGTGAAGATATCCCTAACCTGTATTTGTATATGATGAATACACCGGACCGGCCTTTTGGCACCGATGAGCTGGTATTTGCACAAGGTCAGGAAACGGGACACCCGGAGCCGGGGACCATTTGGATACCCACCTCGCTCGCCTACAAATATGACGTTTCTGTCGGGGATGAGCTGCAATTCAAAGCAGGTAAACAGCCTTTACGGCTGAAGGTTTCCGCTGTAGTCATCGATCTGGCGCTGGGAGGACCCTTTTCCACAACGGCACGCATCTGGATGAACAATACGGATTATCAGCATGATCTGAACTCCGTACAAGACACTGATTCGTATCTTATGGGCATCCGTTTCGATGATTACAGCCAGCGTGCCGGTTACTGGGAGCGTTTTGAAAGCTTTTTGGGCACCCCTTTTATGGAAGAGAGAACAACCTTTGAGGAAATTTCCGCCTTCTATTTTATCATGAATAAAATCATTGGATTTGTCATGAGCTTCCTTGGCGTTGTGATGATGCTGGTCGCCTTGTATACCATTGGTTTTACGATTTCAGATGCCATCCTGTCCAACTACAAAACCATTGGGATCTATAAATCCCTGGGACTGTCCTCAAGAGAAATTATATCTACATATATAGCCCAATATAGTTTTCTATCGCTGATTTCCCTGATACCGGGGTTAATTCTGAGCCGCTTTTTATCCGGAGTCATCATTGAACAGTCACTTTCCTTTTTGAAAACAGATCATTCCTCTACCCACATCCAAGGCGCCGGAACAGAATTCATCGTAGGGATCGGGATACTGCTGTTAATTCTTCTGGTAGTGTGGATTTATGCCAATAAAGCCCGTTCGATCCAGCCCATGCAGGCCATCCGCTACGGAATGTCAGAAGCTGCGTATAGCCGCACCACTAAACGCTGGCATGAAGAACGCAAACGGGGAAAAGAATTTGAGCGCTGGCCGGTTCCTTGGGTCATCGGAATAAGAAATGTGACCAAAAATCTAAAAGGTTCCATCCTCATGCTCGTTCTGACTACGGTAACTTCGGCGGTTCTTGTATTTGGTCTAGTCCTGTTGAACAGCATCTATCAAATGCAGGAAACATCGCCGTTATGGGGCTATGATTCTTCAGATGTTGTGATCATGATCACGAATACTTCTGAATTCGACCGGGAACAAGTGGAAAATGATATGGGGTCCGACGCCAGAGTCCGCAATCTGAATTGGATCGGGTATACCATTGGGGTTGCTCCCGCTGACCAAACACGGCGTTCGGACCCCGCAGACAGCCGTGCGCAGTCGGTCAACATCCCGCTTACTGTTGTGGAAGGAAGTATGGATGAAATAGGCCTCGCTTCTATCACCGGCCGCAACCCGCACAACCGCAATGAGATATCCATTGGCATTAACGTATCCCGGGAGCTCGGCAAAGAAGTCGGGGATATTGTCGAACTTTATATCGAAGGAGAAAAGCATTCTTTTACAGTGACCGGCATCTATCAATCGATCTCCAATATGTCTTATCAGGCCAGAGTAACGTCCGAGGTGGTTCACAAGCTGAACCGGGACGCGGGTTATCTCAATTTGAACAACATCACCGATTCCGATGAGATTGTCCGGGAGCTTAACGATAAATACGGCACCAGTATACAGGCAGTCAAGCAGCAGACACTGCTGGATTCTGTGTTCAAGGAGGCAGCAGCAGTGCTTATCATTCCGATGAGTATTTTGGGTCTCATGTTTCTGTTGATTACTTGCCTTATTATCTACAGCACCAGCCGTATTCATATCCGGAAGGAGATCAAAACCTACGGTATTTATAAATCCATCGGTTTGACCTCGGGTACGATCCGCGGCGCTTTGACCTGGGGAATTGTGCTGCTGTCCGCCTTTGGCGCAATTCTGGGGATTTTCTGCGGGGTCTATCTTCTGCCTGGCATTTTGAGAGACCTGCTATCCTCCTACGGGATCATCAAGCTGCCGCTCCTCATGCATTGGACAGGTATTTCCTTGCTCGCTCTGCTCAGTGTCTCTGTGGCCGGAAGCGGCTGCTGGATGGCATCCAGAATCATCCGCAGCAACTCTCCGCGAATTCTCGTGACGGAATAG
- the nrdR gene encoding transcriptional regulator NrdR, with protein MKCPYCDHTNTKVLDSRPANENKSIRRRRECESCSRRFTTFEMIEETPLIVIKKGGSREEFSRDKILRGLIRACEKRPVSVERLEVIVSEVEKSLRGIALAEVESRQIGELVMEQLYPVDEVAYVRFASVYRQFKDINMFMKELKGLLSKGTGELEGL; from the coding sequence ATGAAATGCCCTTACTGTGATCACACCAATACCAAAGTGCTTGACTCGCGTCCGGCCAACGAGAATAAGTCAATCCGCCGCAGGCGGGAATGCGAATCCTGCAGCCGGCGGTTTACAACCTTTGAGATGATCGAAGAAACGCCGCTGATCGTGATCAAAAAAGGCGGCAGCCGCGAGGAATTCAGCCGCGATAAAATTCTGCGCGGCCTCATCCGCGCCTGCGAAAAACGTCCCGTCTCCGTCGAACGCCTGGAGGTCATCGTCTCCGAGGTCGAGAAATCTTTGCGCGGCATCGCCTTAGCCGAAGTGGAGAGCCGCCAGATCGGCGAGTTGGTTATGGAACAGCTGTACCCTGTGGATGAAGTCGCTTACGTCCGCTTCGCCTCCGTCTACCGCCAGTTCAAGGACATTAACATGTTCATGAAGGAACTGAAGGGCCTGCTGTCCAAGGGTACAGGGGAGCTGGAGGGATTATAG
- a CDS encoding ABC transporter ATP-binding protein yields the protein MTKTAIIQTKNLCKTYSTGSEQFHAIRNIDLNIFQGDFTVIMGDSGSGKSTLLYLLSGLDSVTAGEVYFAQQRLDRFTEKELAGFRAQKIGYIYQNSNLVPDLTLFENIALPGYVAGTPKREVKQRVLSLMQAMSIDSQRFRLPAEVSGGQQQRAAIARAIINTPEVIFADEPTGSLNYDQGVAVLDLLTDMNTGGQSIVMVTHDIKAACRANRLIFIRDGKVGGMLEFDSFSPDQLQDREALIFSYISERGSA from the coding sequence ATGACGAAAACCGCCATCATCCAAACCAAAAACCTCTGTAAAACCTATTCCACAGGCAGTGAGCAGTTCCACGCCATCCGCAACATCGATTTGAATATCTTTCAAGGGGACTTTACGGTCATTATGGGAGATTCCGGGTCGGGAAAATCTACGCTGCTCTATCTGCTCAGCGGCCTTGATTCAGTAACGGCAGGCGAGGTCTATTTCGCTCAACAGCGCTTGGACCGCTTCACCGAAAAGGAGCTGGCCGGCTTCAGAGCCCAAAAAATCGGCTACATCTATCAGAACAGCAATCTGGTGCCTGACCTGACGCTTTTCGAGAATATTGCCTTGCCCGGCTATGTGGCCGGCACTCCCAAGCGCGAGGTGAAGCAGAGGGTCCTGTCACTGATGCAGGCCATGAGCATTGATTCCCAGCGCTTCCGCCTGCCGGCCGAGGTATCCGGCGGACAGCAGCAAAGAGCCGCGATTGCCCGGGCAATTATCAATACACCGGAAGTCATTTTCGCCGATGAACCGACGGGAAGCTTGAATTATGATCAAGGCGTGGCTGTCCTCGATCTGCTGACAGACATGAATACCGGGGGCCAATCCATCGTCATGGTAACTCATGATATCAAAGCGGCCTGCCGGGCGAACCGCCTGATTTTTATCCGGGATGGCAAAGTAGGCGGCATGCTTGAATTCGATTCATTTTCCCCGGATCAGCTGCAGGACAGGGAAGCGCTCATCTTCTCCTATATTTCGGAAAGGGGTAGTGCGTGA
- a CDS encoding manganese efflux pump, which translates to MLSPFFSLLLLAFALSLDGFGVGITYGLRKMKIPLLSILIISLCSGIVIYVSMQVGVLLAKVVSPHAASSIGAVILVLMGCWSLFQMLTQKEKDHDGKSPGDQHGRADHDARLETAAAFAGGAAAAEIPQAEEGESPKSAVFSLELRHLGVVIQILRTPSSADMDASGSISSTEAMVLGIALSLDAFGAGLGAALLGFGPVSTSLMIALFSGTFLLLGMKTGLKLSGSYWMKHAAALPALLLIAMGIMKLL; encoded by the coding sequence GTGCTCAGCCCATTTTTTTCACTGCTGCTGCTGGCGTTTGCCCTGAGTTTGGACGGTTTTGGTGTTGGTATTACATATGGGCTGCGAAAAATGAAAATTCCGCTGCTCTCGATCCTGATTATCTCGCTGTGCTCGGGGATCGTTATTTATGTCTCTATGCAGGTCGGTGTGCTGCTGGCCAAGGTGGTTTCTCCGCATGCCGCTTCCAGTATTGGAGCGGTTATTCTCGTCTTGATGGGCTGCTGGTCCTTATTCCAGATGCTTACGCAGAAGGAGAAAGACCATGACGGTAAAAGCCCCGGAGATCAGCACGGGCGTGCTGACCACGATGCCCGGCTGGAGACTGCTGCCGCTTTTGCCGGAGGTGCTGCGGCGGCTGAAATTCCCCAGGCGGAAGAGGGGGAATCTCCAAAATCAGCGGTGTTCTCGCTGGAGCTGCGGCATTTGGGCGTAGTCATCCAGATTCTCCGTACCCCGTCTTCCGCCGATATGGACGCCTCCGGCAGCATCTCCTCGACGGAGGCGATGGTGCTCGGGATTGCACTGTCGCTGGATGCATTCGGCGCGGGACTTGGAGCAGCCCTGCTCGGGTTCGGTCCGGTGTCTACATCGCTGATGATTGCCCTTTTCAGCGGCACCTTTTTGCTGCTGGGAATGAAGACGGGATTGAAGCTGTCAGGAAGCTACTGGATGAAACATGCTGCTGCACTGCCTGCGTTATTATTAATTGCAATGGGAATAATGAAGCTATTATGA
- the coaE gene encoding dephospho-CoA kinase (Dephospho-CoA kinase (CoaE) performs the final step in coenzyme A biosynthesis.) — protein sequence MIMGLTGGIASGKSTVSAMFVDKGARLVDADVIAREVMLPGHPVLAAAVQQFGEDILLPDGTLNRARLGEIVFNDSEARQKLNDLTHPAIRREIKNRMYALEQEDPQRLTLVDIPLLYESELDNLFEEITVVYVPRELQLARLMERNGLTLQQAEGRLQAQMDIELKRSRANYVIDNSRDLAYAKQQVDVLWDRLGLL from the coding sequence ATGATTATGGGCTTAACCGGAGGCATTGCCTCCGGAAAAAGCACCGTATCCGCAATGTTTGTGGATAAGGGAGCGCGGCTGGTGGATGCGGATGTCATTGCCAGAGAAGTAATGCTCCCCGGTCACCCGGTGCTGGCCGCTGCTGTGCAGCAGTTCGGGGAAGACATCCTGCTGCCGGATGGCACACTGAACCGGGCCAGGCTTGGAGAGATCGTTTTTAATGATTCTGAAGCCCGGCAGAAGCTGAATGATCTGACCCATCCGGCGATTCGCCGGGAAATCAAGAACCGTATGTATGCCTTGGAGCAGGAAGACCCGCAGCGTTTGACCCTTGTAGATATTCCACTGCTGTATGAGTCCGAACTGGACAATCTGTTTGAGGAGATCACCGTAGTCTATGTTCCCCGTGAGCTGCAGCTGGCCCGCCTGATGGAACGAAACGGACTGACGCTCCAACAGGCTGAAGGCAGACTGCAGGCCCAGATGGATATTGAATTGAAGCGCAGCAGGGCCAACTATGTCATTGACAACAGCCGTGATCTGGCTTATGCGAAGCAGCAGGTTGATGTGCTGTGGGACAGGCTGGGTCTGTTATGA
- a CDS encoding APC family permease: MNTTNSLKKSVTFFEALAIVVGMIIGSGIFLKPGIVLNNAGTPWVSILAWGIGGIITLASALSVAEIAAAIPKSGGLYTYLGELYGGVFGYLLGWVQAVISYPASVAALAIAFATYSGYFLPLNGWQQKLLAVSILAFILIMNVIATKFGGIIQTVATVGKLIPVAGIVGVGLFSNLAPGFGGMETSAAGAGFGVAVLGTLWAYDGWISVTNMAGEIKDPAKTLPKVISIGVIFVIAVYVLFNVAVFKALPYDQIISSPTPGADAAEALFGSGGGAFITAGIIVSVLGALNGYLMTAARVPQAMGENNQIPFSRVLRSIHPKFQTPANALIFQSVLAVIYIFSGTFNTLTDLLVFVLWIFFTMGVFGVFILRKRMPLEKGRYRVPLYPVTPIIGVAGGIYILASTIISDPLRSLVGIGITLAGLPVYYVLSRQKR, translated from the coding sequence ATGAACACTACGAACTCGTTAAAAAAATCGGTAACTTTCTTTGAAGCTTTGGCCATTGTTGTAGGAATGATCATCGGTTCCGGGATTTTTCTGAAGCCCGGTATTGTACTGAATAATGCCGGTACACCTTGGGTGAGTATCTTGGCCTGGGGAATTGGAGGAATCATTACCCTGGCTTCGGCCTTGAGCGTAGCGGAAATCGCAGCCGCAATTCCTAAGTCGGGAGGCCTGTACACTTATCTAGGTGAACTGTACGGCGGGGTATTCGGCTATCTGCTGGGCTGGGTACAGGCTGTAATCTCCTATCCGGCTTCTGTAGCGGCGCTTGCAATTGCTTTTGCCACCTATTCCGGCTACTTTTTGCCGCTGAACGGCTGGCAGCAGAAGCTGCTGGCGGTTTCTATTCTGGCTTTTATCCTGATTATGAACGTCATAGCCACCAAATTCGGCGGAATCATCCAGACCGTTGCGACGGTTGGCAAGCTGATTCCGGTAGCGGGTATTGTAGGCGTAGGCCTGTTCTCGAATCTGGCACCCGGCTTTGGAGGGATGGAGACTTCGGCGGCGGGTGCGGGCTTTGGGGTGGCGGTCCTCGGCACGCTTTGGGCATATGACGGCTGGATCAGCGTGACCAATATGGCAGGAGAGATCAAAGACCCGGCGAAGACGCTGCCGAAAGTCATTTCAATCGGGGTAATCTTTGTGATCGCTGTTTATGTGTTATTTAATGTTGCAGTTTTCAAGGCGCTGCCTTATGATCAGATCATTTCTTCACCGACTCCGGGAGCTGATGCGGCAGAGGCATTGTTTGGCAGCGGCGGCGGGGCTTTTATTACGGCAGGGATTATCGTGTCCGTGCTCGGTGCGCTGAATGGCTATTTGATGACCGCTGCACGGGTGCCTCAGGCGATGGGGGAGAACAACCAGATTCCTTTTTCCCGGGTGCTCCGCAGCATCCATCCCAAGTTCCAGACTCCGGCCAATGCGCTTATCTTTCAAAGTGTGCTGGCGGTCATCTATATTTTTTCCGGCACCTTTAATACACTGACCGATCTGCTGGTGTTTGTACTGTGGATTTTCTTCACCATGGGGGTGTTCGGGGTATTCATTTTACGTAAAAGAATGCCGCTGGAAAAAGGACGCTACCGTGTGCCGCTCTACCCGGTTACCCCAATCATCGGAGTGGCAGGCGGAATCTATATTCTAGCCAGCACGATTATCAGTGATCCGCTGCGCTCTCTGGTCGGTATCGGCATTACGCTGGCCGGACTCCCGGTCTACTATGTGCTGTCCCGCCAAAAACGGTAG
- a CDS encoding lytic transglycosylase domain-containing protein, which translates to MKWLRKKRVLLLLFIGFTAILFLSTNWMSWFYPIYYKNEIRTHSNTYEIDPFLVAAIIRVETNFKTGRESKKGAIGLMQLMPDTAKWALEKAKLPDVSLERLKEEPSANIELGTWYLSSLSRKFEGNRIAVIAAYNAGPGKVQRWLDEGDWDGTEAAVKNIPIGETRHYVQRVIYYYDQYTEIYNEF; encoded by the coding sequence ATGAAATGGCTGCGTAAAAAACGGGTGCTGCTCCTGCTGTTTATAGGCTTTACAGCCATTTTATTTTTAAGTACGAACTGGATGTCCTGGTTTTATCCCATTTACTATAAAAATGAAATCCGCACACACAGCAACACCTATGAGATTGACCCGTTCCTTGTTGCGGCGATCATCCGGGTGGAGACGAACTTCAAAACCGGCCGTGAATCCAAAAAGGGAGCAATCGGCCTGATGCAGCTGATGCCGGATACCGCCAAATGGGCGCTTGAAAAGGCCAAGCTGCCGGATGTCTCCCTGGAGCGGCTAAAAGAAGAGCCTTCGGCCAATATTGAGCTGGGTACCTGGTATCTGTCTTCCCTGTCCCGGAAGTTCGAGGGCAACCGCATAGCAGTTATAGCTGCTTACAACGCGGGCCCGGGGAAGGTGCAGCGCTGGCTGGATGAAGGTGACTGGGACGGCACTGAGGCTGCGGTGAAGAATATCCCGATTGGCGAGACTCGTCACTATGTGCAGCGTGTGATTTATTATTACGACCAGTATACGGAAATCTATAATGAGTTTTAA